In the genome of Candidatus Cloacimonadota bacterium, the window CGTTTATCTCTACGAAAACGCGGCCACAAAACCTGAATGGAAGAACCTGGCCAATGTGCGCTCTGGTGAATATGAAGCCTTGCCGCAGAAAGCCAACGATCCAGCCTGGAAACCGGATTTTGGCCCCCATGTATTCAACGCTAAAAGCGGAGCTACAGCCATTTCCGCCAGGGAGTTCCTGATTGCCTACAATATCAATCTGAATACCAGAGACAAAAAGAAAGCCCACGAAATAGCCCTTACCATCCGCGAAAGCGGCAAAGCAGCACGGAGCAAAGACGGCAAGATGCTGAAAGACGAGAATGGTAACAAAATTATGGAGCCCGGTCTCTTTACGCATTGTAAAGCAGTGGGTTGGTACATCGATGGCTACAATCGCGCTCAGATCAGCATAAACCTTACCAACTACAAGGTTACGCCTCCTCATAAAGTATTGGATAAAGTGCGTGAACTGGCTGGTGAGATGGGAATTCAGGTAACCGGAAGTGAACTGGTGGGCCTTATCCCCAAAGCAGCACTCTTGGAAAGCGGAAAATACTACCTCTCCAAGATGAACGAATCCACCGGAATTCCCGAAAAGATGATCATGGAAACCGCCATCCAATCTATGGGTTTGGCTGAATTAGCGCCATTTGATCTGAATAGAAAAGTGATTGAGTATGCGATTCAGGATAGCAATCGCCTAAGCGCAATGACGGTGGAAGGCTTTTGCGACCTGCTTTCTACAGACGCTCCCGCTCCCGGTGGCGGATCAGTTGCCGCACTATGCGCATCAATGAGCGGTGCACTCTCTGCAATGGTCTCAAACCTCACCATAGATAAAAAGGGTTATGAGAAAGTGCAAAACATGGCCCTGGAATATGCCCCCTTGGGTCAGAGCATCAAAGAACGCGCCATGCACTGTATAGATGTGGATACCAATGCCTTCTATGCCATGATGGATGCTATGCGCCTGCCCAAAAAGACGGATGAAGAGATTGCCTATCGGGATCAACAGATCGAGAAATGCACTCAAGGTGCCATCATCGCTCCCCTGGAAAGTCTGAGGATTTCTCTGGAAGCAATTCAGTTGGCAGATAAAGTATGCCAGATCGGAAACGTGAACGCACTCTCCGATGCTGGCGTAGCAGCTTTAGTTGGTCTTGCTGCAGCCAAAGCCGCATACTTCAATATCCGTATCAATATCTCCGGCATCACGGACGAAAACTTCCGCAAAAGCACTCTTGCAGAAGCGGAAGAACTCCTGGACAAGTGCCGCACATTAAGTGAGAAAGTTGAAAAGGACGTAAGCGCCAGATTGTAGATGCTGTTATACATAATCGGTTTCAGTGGTGCGGGGAAGAGCACTTTGGCACGGAAGCTGTCTGTGTCTTGGAAAATACCTGCCTGGGATACCGATGACCTGTTTTGTGCAAAGCAGGGACAGAGCATTAGCGATTATGTAACAAAAAATGGATGGCTTTCTTTTCGTGAGAAGGAAAGCGAGATATTGAGAGGGACCGGTGAGTATGATGCCGGATCCCTCTCTTCAGTTTATAGCTACAGTGGATTGATAGCTTGCGGGGGAGGAGTTGTGGAAATGACCGAGAATCGAGATTTTCTGAGGTCTAAAAGTGTATTGTGGCTTGCTCCTGCCTGGGATGTCCTTCTACATCGAATCCATCAATCTCCTGCAGACTTTTGTAAAGACAAGAGTGATGCGGAGTTATGGGCATCTTACCGGTACAGGTTGCCCTTATATCGGGATTGCCTTCGCATCAAATTCCCGGACAAATCCACTTGTGGATAAGGCTATCAGGTATATCTACTTACAAAGCTATTGTGCCAATCAGGTTTTGGGCATGTTCCAAAACTTCTTGTGGGCTCATCGACGTGGTATCCAGGTTGTTGGGATACTCTGCAATAGATGTCGCAAGCCGGTCAAGAGCAAGCTCAGTATTTCGTTTTGCAGGTGATGCAGTAATGCGTTTCAGCAGTTCCCTGTCGCTGCAGGTAAGGCATATATTTATCAGGCGATAACAATCTGTATCCAGTGAAGATAGCACCTGCTTCCGAATGCTCTTTTCATGCATCACCCACGAGAAGATCACATACTGAAAATCCTCTCTAAGCAAAGACGACAGTACATAGCTGATGTGCCGTAGTACCATTTTTTTTGTAGCATCATTCACAATGAAGGGATCCATGCGCCAGAGATCGTCTCCATCCAGCCAAACGCTGCTGGGCAGAACCTGGTTCAGTGAAGCCGCCAGGGTGGTTTTTCCCACACCCGGTGCTCCGCCTATCAGGATCAAAACAGGCTTATCAATCAAGGCTGAGTTGTGCATTTGCGGCATGCTGTTGCAAAAGCTCGTACGAATAGCGGTAAGCGATGACAGGGACATCAGTAATGATTACTTTCAATATCTTCCTATCCACCTGCTCACCGCCCATATGAGCGTAAAATCCGCAAGAAATATTCTTTTCGGCCACCCATACCACCATACTGTGATGACCGCGATCCAATACTTCTTTGCAGAAGCCGTCAAATAGCGCCCTTCCGATCCCCAATCCCTGGTGCTTTTTTAATAGATACAAGGCACCCAATTCTGCACTGCAAGTATCCCCAATGCCAGTTTCGCTATCCGGATTACTACGGTTTTCACCCCCTGATGCAAACCCGCACACTGTGCCGGATACTGTAGCTACCAGGAATACCTGTCTCTGATCCAGGGTATATTGCCAATTACGCATGCTTGCAGGGATATTTAGAGCATCGAGCTTTTCTTTGGGCATGATGCCGGGATATGTCTCTCGCCAGCTCTGGATGTGGCATCTGGCGATAGCGGCGAGGTCTTCTTCTTTTACCTTTCTGATGATCATAGATCTTTCAGGGTCCCAATAATTT includes:
- a CDS encoding cyclodeaminase/cyclohydrolase family protein, which codes for VYLYENAATKPEWKNLANVRSGEYEALPQKANDPAWKPDFGPHVFNAKSGATAISAREFLIAYNINLNTRDKKKAHEIALTIRESGKAARSKDGKMLKDENGNKIMEPGLFTHCKAVGWYIDGYNRAQISINLTNYKVTPPHKVLDKVRELAGEMGIQVTGSELVGLIPKAALLESGKYYLSKMNESTGIPEKMIMETAIQSMGLAELAPFDLNRKVIEYAIQDSNRLSAMTVEGFCDLLSTDAPAPGGGSVAALCASMSGALSAMVSNLTIDKKGYEKVQNMALEYAPLGQSIKERAMHCIDVDTNAFYAMMDAMRLPKKTDEEIAYRDQQIEKCTQGAIIAPLESLRISLEAIQLADKVCQIGNVNALSDAGVAALVGLAAAKAAYFNIRINISGITDENFRKSTLAEAEELLDKCRTLSEKVEKDVSARL
- a CDS encoding shikimate kinase; translation: MLLYIIGFSGAGKSTLARKLSVSWKIPAWDTDDLFCAKQGQSISDYVTKNGWLSFREKESEILRGTGEYDAGSLSSVYSYSGLIACGGGVVEMTENRDFLRSKSVLWLAPAWDVLLHRIHQSPADFCKDKSDAELWASYRYRLPLYRDCLRIKFPDKSTCG
- a CDS encoding AAA family ATPase translates to MHNSALIDKPVLILIGGAPGVGKTTLAASLNQVLPSSVWLDGDDLWRMDPFIVNDATKKMVLRHISYVLSSLLREDFQYVIFSWVMHEKSIRKQVLSSLDTDCYRLINICLTCSDRELLKRITASPAKRNTELALDRLATSIAEYPNNLDTTSMSPQEVLEHAQNLIGTIAL
- a CDS encoding GNAT family N-acetyltransferase; this encodes MIIRKVKEEDLAAIARCHIQSWRETYPGIMPKEKLDALNIPASMRNWQYTLDQRQVFLVATVSGTVCGFASGGENRSNPDSETGIGDTCSAELGALYLLKKHQGLGIGRALFDGFCKEVLDRGHHSMVVWVAEKNISCGFYAHMGGEQVDRKILKVIITDVPVIAYRYSYELLQQHAANAQLSLD